A genomic region of Aeropyrum pernix K1 contains the following coding sequences:
- the rpsD gene encoding 30S ribosomal protein S4 has product MGDPRKPRKKWEGPKHPWIKERLERERELMGRYGLRNKKELWKAETLARRFRHRARSLLGLPPEVRREASRVLVESLYRMGLIDNPNVDIDEVLGINAEKVLERRLQTIVYKKGLAKTIYQARQLVVHGHIAIAGRRVTSPGYLVSREEEKLIDYAPGSPFKERAEEAAQA; this is encoded by the coding sequence ATGGGCGATCCGAGAAAGCCTAGAAAGAAGTGGGAAGGCCCAAAGCACCCTTGGATAAAAGAGAGGCTAGAGCGTGAGAGGGAGCTAATGGGCAGGTACGGGCTGAGGAACAAGAAGGAGCTCTGGAAGGCTGAGACGCTGGCTAGGAGGTTCAGGCACAGGGCCAGGAGCCTCCTCGGCCTCCCGCCAGAGGTTAGGAGAGAGGCTTCCAGGGTTCTCGTCGAGAGCCTGTACAGGATGGGTCTGATAGACAATCCGAATGTAGACATAGACGAGGTGCTGGGTATAAACGCCGAGAAGGTTCTGGAGAGGAGGCTCCAGACCATAGTGTATAAGAAGGGCCTGGCCAAGACCATATACCAGGCTAGACAGCTGGTGGTCCACGGCCACATAGCCATAGCGGGGCGGAGGGTAACCAGCCCCGGATATCTGGTCAGCAGGGAGGAGGAGAAGCTAATAGATTATGCCCCTGGAAGCCCGTTTAAGGAGAGGGCGGAGGAGGCTGCACAGGCGTAA
- a CDS encoding 30S ribosomal protein S11 codes for MAMYPRELKWGVAHIYSSFNNTHVHITDLTGAETVARVTGGMVVKADREKPSPYAAMIAASRAAQKAMERGIAAIHIKVRAPGGHGPKTPGPGAQAAIRALARAGFIIGRIEDVTPIPHDTTRRPGGRRGRRV; via the coding sequence TTGGCCATGTACCCTAGGGAGCTTAAATGGGGTGTAGCCCATATTTACAGCAGCTTCAATAACACACACGTCCACATCACCGACCTTACGGGTGCCGAAACGGTAGCGAGGGTGACCGGAGGTATGGTTGTCAAGGCCGACAGGGAGAAGCCCAGCCCCTACGCGGCCATGATAGCCGCCAGCAGGGCGGCTCAGAAGGCCATGGAGCGTGGTATAGCTGCTATACACATAAAGGTCAGGGCGCCCGGGGGGCATGGTCCCAAGACCCCGGGTCCCGGTGCTCAGGCGGCCATAAGGGCTCTAGCTAGAGCAGGCTTCATCATAGGCAGGATAGAGGATGTGACGCCGATACCCCACGACACAACTAGAAGGCCAGGCGGCAGGAGGGGTAGGAGAGTCTAG
- a CDS encoding DNA-directed RNA polymerase subunit D, with amino-acid sequence MQVAETGDRSVEVVELDSLRVRLRIRGYPVVFVNAIRRTVLSDVPTMAVDYAYIFDNTTAVYDEMVAHRLGLVVLDSNEAVEKYRRPEECAGKEPSEEDCFVEVSLEAEVDAEGETGRYITAGDLSISDPQVKPVYPETPLIYVAPGQRIHVQAFARLGRGKEHTKWSPASLSVLRYTPILIYDSSKAGDECLECLSAYPQVVEALKSGGKGSLVLEGLRRTSGLRYCAETACRGAVEVRYDSSNLDLEVESTGALRPEKIVELAIRELEEKVKRFAEAVESVGVEES; translated from the coding sequence ATGCAGGTGGCTGAGACCGGGGATCGTAGTGTAGAAGTGGTTGAGCTGGATAGCCTCAGGGTGAGGCTTAGGATAAGGGGTTATCCTGTCGTCTTCGTTAACGCTATACGCAGGACAGTTTTGAGCGATGTACCCACAATGGCTGTAGACTACGCCTACATATTCGACAACACTACGGCGGTTTACGACGAGATGGTAGCACACAGGCTAGGTCTGGTCGTTCTCGACAGCAACGAGGCTGTCGAGAAGTATAGGAGGCCTGAGGAGTGTGCTGGCAAGGAGCCGAGCGAGGAGGACTGCTTCGTCGAGGTTAGCCTTGAGGCTGAGGTTGATGCCGAGGGAGAAACGGGCAGGTACATTACTGCCGGGGACTTGTCGATAAGCGATCCCCAGGTGAAGCCTGTCTACCCTGAGACCCCCCTCATCTACGTAGCACCGGGCCAGAGGATCCACGTACAGGCTTTTGCACGCCTAGGCAGGGGGAAGGAGCACACTAAATGGTCTCCCGCCAGCCTATCAGTACTCAGGTACACGCCCATCCTCATATACGACAGCTCCAAAGCAGGTGATGAGTGTCTAGAATGCCTCTCAGCCTACCCGCAGGTTGTAGAGGCCCTCAAATCAGGGGGTAAGGGGAGCCTCGTTCTGGAAGGTCTGAGGAGGACCAGCGGGCTCAGGTACTGCGCTGAGACGGCTTGCCGCGGCGCTGTGGAGGTGCGTTATGACAGTAGCAACCTCGACCTCGAGGTGGAGTCTACAGGCGCCCTCAGGCCCGAGAAGATAGTTGAGCTCGCGATCAGAGAGCTTGAGGAGAAAGTTAAGAGGTTTGCAGAGGCCGTAGAGAGTGTGGGTGTAGAGGAGTCATGA
- a CDS encoding 50S ribosomal protein L18e → MRPTGPTSLVTRRLIGELRRAARRNSAPVWLRVAELLERPRRRRAEVNLSKINRHARDGEMVIVPGKVLGAGALEKKVTVAALSFSLQALVKIRLSGSRAITLEEAVRENPRGSRTRIII, encoded by the coding sequence ATGAGGCCCACCGGACCCACTAGCCTGGTGACCCGGAGGCTTATAGGCGAGCTCAGGAGGGCTGCGAGGAGGAATTCAGCCCCTGTCTGGCTTAGGGTTGCAGAGCTTCTAGAAAGGCCCCGCAGGAGGAGGGCGGAGGTCAACCTGAGCAAGATAAACAGGCATGCGAGAGATGGGGAGATGGTCATTGTCCCCGGCAAGGTCCTAGGGGCCGGGGCTTTAGAGAAGAAAGTTACAGTGGCCGCCCTCTCATTCAGCCTACAAGCACTAGTCAAGATAAGGCTCTCAGGCTCGAGGGCCATAACCCTGGAGGAGGCTGTCAGGGAGAACCCCCGTGGCAGCAGAACGCGCATAATAATATAG
- the rplM gene encoding 50S ribosomal protein L13, with protein sequence MLLAGGEAREIVVDGSGMIMGRLASVVAKLLLAGWRVNVVNAEKIVLSGDPRMVVESYRTTVLGVKSHFSHKWRPKRPRTPQRLFKHAVRGMLPKNKARGRRALARLRVYVGVPDELKGREFVRFPEADASRLSSHYIELGAVARQLGWKGGVEK encoded by the coding sequence ATGCTGTTGGCCGGCGGAGAGGCTAGGGAGATTGTTGTAGACGGGTCCGGCATGATAATGGGCCGCCTGGCCAGCGTTGTAGCCAAACTCCTGCTGGCCGGGTGGCGTGTGAATGTGGTGAACGCCGAGAAGATCGTGTTGAGCGGGGATCCTAGGATGGTTGTCGAGAGTTATAGGACGACAGTACTTGGCGTGAAGAGCCACTTCAGCCATAAGTGGAGGCCCAAGAGGCCTAGAACGCCTCAGAGGCTCTTTAAACACGCCGTAAGAGGCATGCTGCCGAAGAACAAGGCGAGGGGGAGGAGGGCTCTCGCGAGGCTCAGGGTTTATGTCGGGGTGCCCGACGAGCTTAAAGGCAGGGAGTTCGTGAGGTTCCCCGAGGCCGATGCCTCCAGGCTAAGCTCTCACTACATAGAGCTTGGTGCCGTTGCGAGGCAGCTCGGGTGGAAGGGGGGTGTTGAGAAGTGA
- a CDS encoding 30S ribosomal protein S9 yields the protein MAVERIVISTGKRKRAIARAVIRPGRGRVWINGVPLEIYPIEMARIKMMEPLLIAGEGVRSLVDIRVRVEGGGVMGQADAVRMAIARGLVEFFRCEESDDELCRMMDKISRDLRTAFLEHDRTMLVGDPRRTEPEKYMRYSARRRWQKSYR from the coding sequence ATGGCTGTAGAGAGGATAGTGATCTCCACAGGTAAGAGGAAAAGGGCTATAGCAAGGGCCGTTATAAGGCCTGGCAGGGGTAGGGTCTGGATCAACGGGGTGCCCCTCGAGATATACCCGATCGAGATGGCTAGGATAAAGATGATGGAGCCCCTCCTGATAGCCGGAGAGGGTGTCAGGAGCCTAGTTGACATCAGGGTTAGGGTCGAGGGTGGAGGCGTTATGGGCCAGGCCGACGCCGTTAGGATGGCTATAGCCCGCGGTCTCGTCGAGTTCTTCCGGTGCGAGGAGAGCGACGACGAGCTCTGTAGGATGATGGACAAGATAAGCAGGGACCTTAGAACGGCTTTCCTAGAGCACGATAGGACCATGCTAGTGGGGGACCCGAGGAGGACGGAGCCGGAGAAGTACATGAGGTACAGCGCCAGGAGAAGGTGGCAGAAGTCGTACAGGTGA
- a CDS encoding DNA-directed RNA polymerase subunit N, whose product MLPPVRCFTCGRPLGHLWPRFRELVASGKTPGEALDELGVDRYCCRRTLFTSVTYIEHAAKYRVGIHVPPERLKMWG is encoded by the coding sequence ATGCTACCGCCAGTCAGGTGTTTCACATGCGGAAGACCCCTGGGCCACCTGTGGCCCAGGTTTAGGGAGCTTGTAGCATCCGGCAAGACGCCTGGAGAGGCGCTGGACGAGCTCGGCGTAGACAGGTACTGCTGCAGGAGAACACTGTTCACCAGCGTGACATACATAGAGCACGCCGCAAAATATAGGGTCGGGATACACGTCCCTCCAGAGAGGCTTAAGATGTGGGGGTGA
- the rpsB gene encoding 30S ribosomal protein S2, which produces MSAQVRETLVPSELYRKAGVIYGTQICTRYMRQFVHRILPEGYYQLDYLKIDERLAMAAKFLSTFEPEKIAVVSVRIYGQKPVRMMCERVGCKAITGRIIPGTFTNPNLEHYVEPDVVVVTDPRMDRQAVVEASKVGIPVVALVDTDNSIENIDLVIPANNRGRRSLALIYWILTREILRRRGVLKPDEDLDVSYEEFMARKVFK; this is translated from the coding sequence GTGAGCGCCCAGGTCCGGGAAACGCTAGTCCCCTCAGAACTCTACAGGAAGGCAGGCGTGATATACGGGACGCAGATATGCACGAGGTATATGAGGCAGTTCGTCCACAGGATACTGCCCGAGGGCTACTACCAGCTGGACTACCTTAAGATCGATGAGAGGCTGGCAATGGCTGCCAAGTTCCTCTCAACGTTCGAGCCCGAGAAGATAGCCGTGGTCAGCGTTAGGATCTACGGGCAGAAGCCTGTGAGGATGATGTGCGAGAGGGTCGGCTGCAAGGCCATCACAGGCAGGATCATACCGGGGACCTTCACCAACCCGAACCTAGAGCACTATGTAGAGCCTGATGTCGTCGTGGTTACAGACCCTAGGATGGACAGGCAGGCGGTTGTAGAGGCTAGCAAAGTGGGCATACCAGTGGTCGCCCTGGTGGACACGGATAACAGCATAGAGAACATAGATCTTGTCATTCCGGCGAACAACAGGGGCAGGAGGAGTCTAGCCCTAATCTACTGGATACTCACCAGGGAGATACTGAGGAGGAGGGGGGTCCTCAAGCCTGACGAGGACCTGGACGTGAGTTACGAAGAGTTCATGGCGAGGAAGGTGTTCAAGTAG
- a CDS encoding RNA-binding domain-containing protein: MEGTRSRVRITVEAEVRPTEDREKVLKAVRNVVEPESVRFEKIGSTEILVGESSTLASLSRLHSILRAERILDAARGAMKKGVQGADRMTIHLHKQAAYKGRLSFVSSDHESPMGAIRITIEHPNVREVIDWLAPPTVRGRPVFERRMPE; the protein is encoded by the coding sequence GTGGAGGGGACCCGTAGCAGGGTTAGGATTACTGTAGAGGCAGAGGTAAGGCCGACGGAGGACAGGGAGAAGGTTTTAAAAGCCGTCAGGAACGTAGTGGAGCCTGAGAGTGTCAGGTTCGAGAAGATAGGGTCCACCGAGATACTGGTCGGAGAATCCTCGACCCTAGCCAGCCTCTCCAGGCTACACAGCATCCTGCGTGCCGAGAGAATACTAGATGCAGCGAGAGGTGCGATGAAGAAGGGCGTGCAGGGGGCCGACAGGATGACCATACACCTACACAAGCAGGCAGCCTACAAGGGGAGGCTAAGCTTCGTCTCGAGCGACCATGAGAGCCCTATGGGCGCGATAAGGATAACCATAGAACACCCCAACGTAAGGGAGGTTATAGACTGGCTAGCACCCCCCACGGTGCGGGGGAGACCGGTCTTCGAGAGGCGGATGCCCGAATAG
- a CDS encoding AAA family ATPase, whose protein sequence is MASPNRLIVAVTGLPGSGKSVVARIVAEELGLEVKVMGDVVREETVRRGLEPTPENVERVARMLREELGRAAVAKLLAERLEPGRSYVLDGLRSVEEAEVLARAGWRVFIIGVYAPRKQRLERLMRRRRSGETLWEVLELRDASNIELGVGEALALSDYLIVNTGSLEDLEFEARRAARVAICGGDP, encoded by the coding sequence TTGGCCTCTCCCAACCGGCTTATAGTTGCTGTAACCGGGCTGCCAGGCAGCGGCAAGAGCGTTGTAGCCAGGATTGTCGCGGAGGAGCTTGGATTGGAGGTCAAGGTTATGGGTGACGTGGTTAGGGAGGAGACTGTGAGGAGGGGGCTCGAGCCCACGCCGGAGAACGTCGAGCGGGTTGCCAGAATGCTTAGGGAGGAGCTGGGGAGGGCGGCGGTAGCCAAGCTTCTAGCCGAGAGGCTCGAGCCTGGAAGATCCTATGTTCTCGACGGTCTCAGAAGCGTTGAGGAGGCAGAGGTCCTCGCCCGCGCTGGGTGGCGCGTGTTCATCATAGGCGTATACGCGCCGAGGAAACAGAGGCTGGAGAGGCTTATGAGGAGGAGGCGTTCTGGCGAGACTCTGTGGGAGGTCCTGGAGTTGAGGGACGCGAGCAACATAGAGCTTGGGGTGGGTGAGGCTTTAGCCCTCTCAGACTATCTAATAGTAAATACTGGGAGCCTTGAGGACCTGGAGTTCGAGGCTAGAAGGGCTGCGAGGGTGGCCATCTGTGGAGGGGACCCGTAG
- a CDS encoding aminotransferase class V-fold PLP-dependent enzyme codes for MDGSWLREVRERIPIFSRKVYLDTAGAGPLTLDVKDAVEGFLELWNSEGEPWGEALDDILESRRLFAQMVGAKVEEVAAVPGVTYGLNAFLSSLKLPPDSNVVVSETNFPTGVYTFHAMARRGLIREVRIASASDGCVGLDGFERLIDDSTSIVYVDMVSWITGCREDLRTLAELAHSHGALMVSDVFHAAGVYPIDVKKLGLDAAFTGSYKWLLGLHGGGFAYVSEELLPSLEPMFSGWMAIDDSVMERMARGDPLFSRPFNVREFRRASDAKVLEWGTWPAIAFVSLKASLKMLSAYDAPGLYASHTGRLVKRLIDSLTDMGVETVTPRGMAAGIVVFRHRHPERLGRFLESRGIVASVRPGSVRVSIHFYNSREDVEALLRALEEFRG; via the coding sequence TTGGACGGATCCTGGCTTAGGGAGGTTAGAGAGCGTATTCCCATATTTTCCAGAAAAGTTTATCTCGACACTGCCGGCGCCGGGCCTCTCACACTTGATGTAAAGGATGCTGTTGAGGGCTTCCTCGAGCTGTGGAATAGCGAGGGGGAGCCCTGGGGCGAAGCTCTAGATGATATACTGGAGTCTAGGAGGCTCTTCGCCCAGATGGTTGGGGCTAAAGTCGAGGAGGTTGCAGCCGTCCCCGGTGTCACATATGGTCTCAACGCCTTCCTATCTAGCCTGAAGCTCCCGCCAGACTCCAACGTTGTCGTGAGCGAGACGAACTTCCCAACGGGCGTCTACACGTTCCACGCCATGGCCAGGAGAGGGCTTATACGCGAGGTCAGGATAGCCTCGGCCTCCGACGGCTGCGTCGGCCTGGATGGGTTCGAGAGGCTTATCGACGACAGCACGTCCATAGTGTACGTAGACATGGTATCCTGGATAACAGGGTGTAGGGAGGACCTCAGAACCCTGGCCGAGCTGGCCCACAGCCACGGCGCGCTTATGGTGAGCGACGTATTCCACGCAGCAGGCGTATACCCCATCGATGTGAAGAAGCTCGGTCTCGACGCAGCGTTCACCGGGAGCTACAAGTGGCTCCTCGGCCTTCACGGCGGCGGCTTCGCATACGTCTCCGAAGAGCTGCTCCCTAGCCTGGAACCAATGTTCTCGGGCTGGATGGCTATTGACGACTCGGTGATGGAGAGGATGGCTAGGGGGGACCCCCTGTTCTCCAGGCCTTTCAACGTGAGGGAGTTTAGGAGGGCGAGCGATGCGAAAGTGCTCGAGTGGGGTACCTGGCCGGCGATAGCCTTCGTAAGCCTCAAGGCATCCCTGAAGATGCTGTCAGCGTATGACGCACCCGGCCTCTACGCCAGCCATACCGGGAGGCTGGTGAAGCGGCTCATAGACTCCCTCACAGACATGGGAGTAGAGACGGTCACCCCAAGGGGTATGGCGGCCGGTATAGTGGTGTTCAGGCATAGGCATCCCGAGAGGCTGGGCCGCTTCCTAGAGTCCCGCGGCATAGTGGCGTCCGTCAGGCCCGGAAGCGTCAGGGTTTCCATCCACTTCTACAACTCTAGAGAGGATGTGGAGGCGCTTCTCAGAGCCCTGGAGGAGTTCCGTGGGTGA
- a CDS encoding arginine--tRNA ligase: MASSIDPLTRLHGILSSYLSEVLGVDRSVVERLLAPPPRKEYGDLGFPLMRFARSSNASADSIVESLRGKLWERGITWASPTLEAGYLNIVFDVEKLGDEVFRLLASGWRPSTARTSRPETIVVEHTSANPIHPLHLGHARNSSLGDALARLLEARGHRVNRRFYVDDVGRQAVVASLGFKLSGVTPRELASRMGVKVDHAVGWVYAVTHNALETVTARKRGDTSKVDEALSTLARLKERGDREVFDRILEAVGSLDDPEGLVSEMMRKYERGEEPEKSLIRGVVSAVLEGFRETLGRFGVDFDDWDWESDLLWSGLVNKIIEEARRSPFLTTHKDAIALDIPRIVREVLARDPEAASTIKLPRSLEIPPLILVRSDGTTLYTTRDLAYSVYKFRVTGADRVINVIGADQRLPQLQIRLALLGLGYRREALNMMHYDYEIVSLPGRRMSSRRGEYVTLDELLEMAKARSVREVESRNPGADRDWIESTAEKIAVGAVRFALVRPGRLKPITLDVERILDLKENTAPYLQYTYARASSILEKHGEIDYLKAHPASLEEGSRRELFVEALRFPLVSAKAADDLAPEDLASYLLRLADMFNSWYQKDSVIHEEWEGARHAKAALVLLVKSVIGEGLRLLGVEPLEKM, encoded by the coding sequence GTGGCTAGCTCGATAGACCCGCTGACTAGGCTGCACGGCATACTCTCAAGCTACCTCTCCGAGGTCCTCGGCGTGGACAGGAGCGTTGTGGAGCGCCTACTAGCCCCGCCTCCCAGGAAGGAGTATGGAGACCTGGGCTTCCCTCTCATGAGGTTCGCTAGGTCCTCGAACGCCAGCGCCGACTCTATAGTGGAGTCTCTAAGGGGCAAGCTGTGGGAGAGGGGGATAACGTGGGCCTCCCCAACGCTGGAGGCAGGCTATCTCAACATAGTGTTTGACGTTGAGAAGTTGGGTGACGAGGTCTTCAGGCTCCTCGCTTCGGGCTGGCGCCCCTCAACCGCCAGGACCTCCCGGCCGGAGACCATAGTTGTGGAGCATACGAGCGCGAACCCCATACACCCCCTCCATCTCGGCCACGCCAGGAACTCCTCCCTCGGGGATGCTCTAGCCAGGCTGCTGGAGGCTCGGGGGCATAGGGTGAATAGGAGGTTCTATGTGGACGACGTGGGAAGACAGGCAGTAGTTGCCTCACTGGGCTTTAAGCTCTCCGGAGTCACGCCCCGGGAGCTTGCTTCCAGGATGGGCGTCAAGGTGGACCATGCAGTCGGCTGGGTCTACGCGGTTACACATAACGCTCTGGAGACTGTCACTGCCAGGAAGAGGGGTGATACCTCCAAAGTTGACGAGGCCCTATCGACACTGGCTAGGCTGAAGGAGAGGGGTGACAGGGAGGTTTTTGACAGGATACTGGAGGCAGTTGGATCCCTAGATGATCCTGAGGGTCTCGTCTCCGAGATGATGAGGAAGTACGAGAGGGGTGAGGAGCCGGAGAAGAGCCTTATAAGGGGGGTGGTCTCAGCAGTCCTAGAGGGTTTCAGGGAGACTCTAGGTAGGTTCGGCGTGGACTTCGACGATTGGGACTGGGAGAGCGACCTTCTGTGGAGCGGCCTCGTCAACAAGATAATAGAGGAGGCTAGGCGAAGCCCCTTCCTGACTACGCACAAGGACGCTATCGCGCTTGACATACCCCGTATAGTGCGCGAGGTCCTCGCCAGAGATCCCGAGGCTGCATCCACGATAAAGCTGCCTAGAAGCCTTGAGATACCGCCCCTCATACTTGTGAGGAGCGACGGCACCACACTATACACCACTAGAGACCTGGCGTACAGTGTGTACAAGTTCAGAGTGACTGGAGCCGACAGGGTTATAAATGTGATTGGGGCTGACCAGAGGCTGCCCCAGCTCCAGATAAGGCTAGCCCTCCTGGGCCTGGGGTACAGGAGGGAGGCCCTAAACATGATGCACTACGACTACGAGATAGTAAGCCTCCCCGGGAGGCGGATGAGCAGCAGGAGGGGTGAGTACGTGACTCTCGACGAGCTTCTGGAGATGGCTAAGGCTAGGAGCGTGAGAGAGGTCGAGTCCAGAAACCCCGGTGCTGACAGGGATTGGATAGAGTCTACTGCTGAGAAGATAGCCGTCGGCGCCGTTAGGTTCGCCCTGGTCAGGCCCGGCAGGCTCAAGCCGATAACCCTAGACGTGGAGAGGATACTAGATTTGAAGGAAAACACTGCCCCCTACCTCCAGTACACCTACGCCAGGGCTTCAAGCATATTGGAGAAGCACGGCGAGATAGACTACCTGAAGGCGCATCCCGCTAGCCTAGAGGAGGGTAGTAGGAGGGAACTCTTCGTAGAAGCACTCCGCTTCCCCCTCGTCTCCGCCAAGGCGGCAGACGACCTAGCCCCAGAGGACCTCGCATCCTACCTTCTAAGACTGGCCGACATGTTCAACTCATGGTATCAGAAGGATAGTGTGATACACGAGGAATGGGAGGGGGCGAGGCATGCGAAGGCTGCACTGGTTCTCCTGGTGAAGAGCGTCATAGGGGAGGGACTCAGGCTCCTAGGCGTCGAGCCCCTAGAGAAGATGTAG
- a CDS encoding RtcB family protein gives MLPTRRIDKYVWMIPQDAKPCMRVPAIVYADDFLIEKMKQDKTLLQAANVACLQGIQKYSIVMPDGHQGYGFPIGGVAAMDIEEENGVISPGGVGYDINCGVRVLRTNLTEEEVRPKLKDLVDTLYHNVPSGLGSTGKVKLSVQELDKVLDTGVEWAISRGYGWPEDKEHIEERGSWSLADSSKVSQTAKRRGAEQLGTLGSGNHFLEVQVVERVFDERIAKAYGLFEGQVVVMIHTGSRGLGHQVASDYLMIMERAMRKYGTIPPDRELASIPYNSPEAQNYVRAMAAAANFAWTNRQMITHWTRESFKKVFHQDPDKLGLEIVYDVAHNIAKIEEYEVDGKRKKLVIHRKGATRAFPPGHPEIPKDYMDVGQPVLIPGSMGTGSYILAGVPEGVKSWYTAPHGAGRWMSRSRAKRTKTFNQVLEELAAKGIYIRASNRATVVEEMPEAYKDVDRVAQVAHAVGIGRLVARMRPIGVTKG, from the coding sequence ATGCTACCCACTAGAAGGATAGACAAGTATGTCTGGATGATACCCCAGGATGCTAAGCCATGCATGAGGGTTCCCGCGATAGTGTATGCAGACGACTTTCTAATAGAGAAGATGAAGCAGGATAAGACGCTTCTCCAGGCCGCCAACGTAGCATGCCTCCAGGGCATACAGAAGTATTCTATAGTTATGCCCGACGGGCACCAGGGCTATGGCTTCCCGATAGGCGGCGTCGCGGCCATGGATATCGAGGAGGAGAACGGCGTGATAAGCCCCGGAGGCGTGGGGTACGATATAAACTGTGGCGTGAGAGTCCTAAGGACCAACCTGACTGAGGAGGAAGTCAGGCCTAAGCTGAAGGATCTTGTGGACACGCTCTACCACAACGTCCCCAGCGGCCTGGGGAGCACTGGCAAGGTGAAGCTGAGCGTCCAGGAGCTCGACAAGGTACTCGACACGGGCGTAGAGTGGGCTATATCCCGGGGCTACGGCTGGCCGGAGGATAAGGAGCATATCGAGGAGAGGGGTAGCTGGAGCCTCGCCGACTCCAGCAAGGTGAGCCAGACAGCCAAGAGGAGGGGGGCTGAGCAGCTGGGCACTCTCGGCAGCGGCAACCACTTCCTCGAGGTCCAGGTTGTTGAGAGGGTTTTCGACGAGAGGATAGCCAAGGCGTATGGCCTGTTCGAGGGCCAGGTCGTGGTCATGATACATACGGGCAGCAGGGGCCTGGGCCACCAGGTGGCAAGCGACTATCTAATGATAATGGAGAGGGCTATGAGGAAGTACGGCACCATACCGCCCGACAGGGAGCTAGCCAGCATACCCTACAACTCGCCCGAGGCCCAGAACTATGTCAGGGCCATGGCGGCGGCGGCCAACTTCGCATGGACTAATAGGCAGATGATAACCCACTGGACTAGGGAGAGCTTCAAGAAGGTGTTCCACCAGGATCCTGACAAGCTTGGGCTCGAGATTGTGTATGACGTGGCCCACAACATAGCCAAGATCGAGGAGTATGAGGTTGACGGGAAGAGGAAGAAGCTGGTCATCCACAGGAAGGGAGCCACCAGGGCGTTCCCGCCGGGCCATCCAGAGATACCTAAGGACTACATGGACGTGGGGCAGCCAGTCCTCATACCAGGCAGCATGGGTACTGGCAGCTACATACTGGCAGGCGTGCCGGAGGGTGTTAAGAGCTGGTACACCGCCCCCCACGGGGCCGGCAGGTGGATGAGCAGGTCTAGGGCTAAGAGGACTAAGACGTTCAACCAGGTCCTTGAAGAGCTGGCCGCCAAGGGCATCTACATAAGGGCTAGCAACAGGGCGACTGTTGTCGAGGAGATGCCTGAGGCTTACAAGGACGTCGATAGGGTAGCGCAGGTGGCGCACGCCGTCGGAATAGGTAGGCTCGTAGCGCGAATGAGGCCTATAGGCGTGACAAAAGGCTAG
- the cyaB gene encoding class IV adenylate cyclase codes for MVGGVEVESKYRIECSEMEYIEAALRDAGLYLEGERLEVDIYYRHPCRDMLSRDEALRLRVYEDNGGRLTYKGPRMGGGFKAREEVEIELTRVEEARLLLARLGFEETLVVRKRRKYYRGEGVLVTLDNVESLGCFVEVEAEDPGGIEMLESLLKLEDRRVDETYAEMALKNMGRRGDEAHRDREG; via the coding sequence TTGGTTGGCGGGGTTGAGGTAGAGTCGAAGTATAGGATTGAGTGCAGCGAGATGGAGTATATTGAGGCTGCTCTCCGCGACGCTGGCCTATACCTTGAGGGGGAGAGGCTTGAGGTTGACATATATTACAGGCACCCCTGCAGAGACATGCTTTCGAGGGACGAAGCCCTTAGGCTGAGGGTTTACGAGGATAATGGGGGGAGGCTAACGTATAAGGGGCCTAGGATGGGGGGAGGCTTCAAGGCTAGGGAGGAGGTTGAGATAGAGCTTACCAGGGTGGAGGAGGCTCGTCTCCTCCTAGCCAGGCTTGGCTTCGAGGAAACCCTGGTTGTGAGGAAAAGGAGGAAGTATTATAGGGGGGAGGGAGTGCTTGTCACTTTGGATAACGTAGAGTCTCTGGGGTGCTTTGTCGAAGTGGAGGCGGAGGACCCTGGGGGTATAGAGATGCTGGAATCCCTGCTGAAGCTGGAGGATAGGAGGGTGGATGAGACCTACGCCGAAATGGCTCTCAAAAACATGGGTAGACGGGGAGATGAGGCTCACCGCGATCGGGAGGGCTAG